Proteins from a single region of Planktothrix tepida PCC 9214:
- a CDS encoding choice-of-anchor Q domain-containing protein, translating into MAERFVINNQDSGAGSLRDAINQAQSGDMIKFNPTLLGGNTITLTTGKLDIPVGRNLIIDGIDNPNLIISGNNQFTVFYLNSTSVTPTSLTLQNLTINNGYTPDRGGGVSTTHQGILTIDNVKFNDNIADKGGGAIFSAFEGNLTVNNSEFNRNKAIVGNDERGAGAIAFWGPRNIIVTNSKFSENEGINGAAINSLNGKLTIENSTFLNNKTTAAVYATGENNPFLRGFGGAVYTDRASSTNEPSGTIRIVNSRFEGNMGRGEGGAAYLFTGTQDNVIFDSNLFINNQILPLPNGGNNGNGGAVVQISNGLNQGFTVNNTAFINNTAASQGGGIWMMDAPTTITNSTFSGNRAEATTDQGNGGAMALYGPTNIVNTTIADNYAGWAGGGVSAASDETVTVQNTIFYNNTANNGGNSWNILQHTNRTFSDLGGNIQWPGNPNQTGDNYNATTNIVKVDPQLGTLQNVNGTYIYPLLIGSPAIDTGVNNSLTTDQQNQPRPVDGDQNGTVIIDSGAYEFTVTPSPTPTPSPTPSPTPTPSPTPTPSPTPTPTPTPS; encoded by the coding sequence ATGGCTGAACGGTTCGTTATTAATAATCAAGATTCGGGAGCAGGCTCATTACGAGACGCGATTAATCAAGCTCAGTCTGGTGATATGATTAAATTTAATCCGACTCTCCTCGGAGGAAATACTATTACCCTAACTACAGGAAAATTAGATATTCCTGTGGGTAGAAATTTAATTATTGATGGGATTGATAATCCTAATTTAATCATTAGTGGAAATAACCAATTTACGGTTTTTTATCTCAATTCAACATCGGTTACACCAACCAGTTTAACGCTTCAAAATCTGACAATTAATAATGGGTATACTCCAGATCGAGGCGGTGGAGTTTCTACAACTCATCAAGGAATTTTAACCATAGATAATGTCAAATTTAATGATAATATCGCTGACAAAGGAGGTGGAGCAATTTTTAGTGCCTTTGAAGGTAATTTAACGGTTAATAATAGTGAATTTAATCGAAATAAAGCGATCGTAGGTAATGATGAACGAGGTGCAGGAGCGATCGCCTTTTGGGGGCCTAGAAATATTATTGTTACCAACAGCAAATTTAGTGAAAATGAAGGAATTAATGGAGCAGCTATTAATAGTTTAAATGGAAAATTAACCATTGAAAACTCTACCTTTTTAAATAATAAAACTACTGCTGCTGTTTATGCAACGGGTGAAAATAACCCCTTTTTAAGAGGATTTGGAGGGGCTGTTTACACAGATCGCGCTAGTTCTACGAATGAACCATCAGGAACGATTCGGATTGTTAATAGCCGTTTTGAAGGCAATATGGGTCGAGGAGAAGGAGGCGCGGCTTACCTATTTACCGGAACCCAAGATAACGTTATTTTTGACTCCAATCTATTTATCAATAACCAAATTTTACCCCTTCCTAATGGCGGAAATAATGGTAATGGGGGGGCTGTTGTTCAAATTAGTAATGGATTAAACCAGGGATTTACAGTTAACAATACAGCTTTTATAAATAATACCGCAGCCAGTCAAGGTGGAGGCATTTGGATGATGGATGCTCCTACAACAATTACTAATAGTACCTTTTCAGGAAATCGGGCAGAAGCAACAACAGATCAAGGTAATGGTGGGGCAATGGCTCTTTATGGCCCCACTAATATTGTTAATACTACTATTGCCGATAATTATGCAGGATGGGCAGGTGGTGGAGTTTCCGCAGCATCAGATGAAACGGTGACTGTTCAAAATACAATTTTCTATAATAATACTGCCAATAATGGGGGGAATTCATGGAATATTTTACAACATACTAATCGAACTTTTAGCGATTTAGGCGGAAATATTCAATGGCCAGGAAATCCTAATCAAACGGGAGATAATTATAACGCGACAACAAATATTGTCAAAGTTGATCCTCAATTAGGAACCCTCCAAAATGTCAACGGAACTTATATTTATCCTTTATTAATTGGTAGTCCTGCTATTGATACCGGAGTCAATAATTCATTAACAACTGATCAACAAAATCAACCTCGTCCTGTTGATGGCGATCAAAATGGAACAGTGATTATTGATAGTGGTGCTTACGAGTTCACTGTTACGCCATCACCAACTCCCACACCATCACCAACACCATCACCGACTCCAACACCATCACCGACTCCAACACCATCACCGACTCCAACACCAACACCAACACCATC